ACCCTGATCCAGACCCGCAAGGTCAAACCCATTCCGGTCCTGCTTTTCGGTCGCAGGTTCTGGCACAAGGTCATCAACTTCGAGGCCCTGGTCGAGGAAGGAACCATCAACCCTGAAGATCTGAACCTCTTCCAGTATGTCAGCACGGCGGAGGAGGCCTGGGAGATTATCCGGGCGAGCAATGGGCTTACTACGGATGGGAAGCCGTGATGCGTGATCCGTAATGCGTGACGCGTGACGCGTGATGCGTGACGGTTTTGTTCAGGGTGCGGATTTGGTGATGCTTTCGTGTACGTCGGCGATGATCCTTTCCGACAGCCTTTGCATGGCCCGGCTCATGGCTTCGACCACTGAGCCGGGATTTTTTTTGGTGGCTGGTTCGGACTCGCGGTAGGTGCGCTGGAAGAGAACCTGCTCCGGTATTGCACGGGCGCGCAGGTCGAGCAGGGTGACGGTCAGGCTGGCAGTGGCCAGCCAGTGGTCCTCGGCGTCCACTTCCATCCACTCCTCGATCATTCCTTCAAGCTGGTGTGTGGCGGTCAGGGATGAGCCGGGCCTGCTCACGGCCAGAAAGAGGCCGCTCTGCTGCATGTCGCGACGCAGAAAATCGGCCGCCAGGGCCTGCGGAGTCGCACGCCACTGGTGATATGCATATTCCTGCCGTCCAAAGGACAGGTCGCGATAGACGATCTTGCCGGTGTTGAACTCCGGAGCCACTCCGAAACGGTTGAGCACGATGACGGCCTTGGCTTGGGTTCCGGTGGGTGCCGGGCTTTCGTATTCCAGGGTGTAGTAGCGCACGTCCGGTGCCGTCGTCCGGGTCGCCCCGCAACCGGCCAGGGCGAACATCAGGATGAATGGAAGAAAATAACGGATGGGCATGAGCTTGCTACTCCTCCACCTTGCGGGGGGCCTTTGGTTGACCGAAAATGAGCTGCGCCGGCTGGTCTTTGACGTTGCCGATAAGGGTGTTCAGGTTGTTTGACGTCTGTTCCAGATTTTCGGCGGTGCCGGCCAGCCGTTCTTCCAGATCCTTGATGGTGGCCTGCATCTGGAACACCGTGGCGTGGCTCTGGGTCATGACCACATCGGCCTTGAGAGCCGTCGAAGCTAGAGCGTTCATGGCCGTGTCGACATGCGGTCGGTTGGCTTCGAGAATGGACTGGAATTGAACGAGGATGGTATCCATGCGGGCCAGTTCCTCGGTCGCCTTGGTCATCAGAGTGCGCGACGCGAGGATGGTTTGCTCCATGTTTTTTGCCATGGATTCCATGCGTTTCGGATTTGCTGCCGCGTTGATGCTGGCCAGAAGGGTGCGGATGTCGGCGGAGATGGCGCCGAGTTGCGCCTCGTTCATGACCGTGCTGACCGTGGTAAAGGCGGCCGAGGCCTTTTCCGAGATGCCCTTGAAGTCGATGGACTGTATCTTCATGGCGATTTCATCGATTTCCCGGAACAGTTTCTTGATATCCGAGGGCCTGGAAGCGATGACCGGATACTCCGGGGTGAAGGTGAGTTTCGGCGAGAGGCCTCCTGCCTCGGGCCCGCGCTTGTCTATCTCGACGAACATGGCCCCGGTGATGCCGACGTTGGAGATGGCCGCGACGCTGTCCTCGAAACGGTTTTCGTCATTCGCGTGTTCGTCGTCGATGAGGATGACGACCTCGATGAGGTGATAGTCGGGGGCGATGCGGATGGCCTGGACGCGGCCCACCGGCACGCCCCGGTACTTGACAGGGGAGTCCACGCCGAGCCCCTGCACGGATTCGTCGAAATAGGTCACGAAGAGTTCGCCCTTGCGCAGAAACGAGGTCATGCCAAGCCAGATGACGGCCAGCGTGGCCAGGGCCAGGCCGGCGGTCATGAACAGGCCCACGGAAAAATTGACACGAGCGGAAGCCATTATTTCTCCATTTCCGGCTGTCTGTTGAAGAATTGGCGCACGAAGGGATGCTCGCTTGCATCCTTGAGTTCGTGCGGATCGCCATCGGCGATGATGGATTTGCTTTCCTTGTCGAGCATGACGACCCTTTTCGCAATGGTGAAAATGGAGGAAAGCTCGTGGGTGACGACGACAAAGGTCGTGCCCAGGGTTCGGTTCAGGCGCAGGATGAGGGCGTCGAGTTCGGCCGAGCTGATGGGATCCAGGCCTGCCGAGGGTTCGTCCAGGAATAGAATTTCAGGATTGAGCGCCAGCGCCCGCGCGATGGCCGCGCGTTTTTTCATGCCTCCGGAAAGCTCCTCGGGCAGGTGGTGTTCGAAGCCCTCAAGGCCGACCTGCCGCAGCTTGAGACGGACCAGCTCCTCCACCGCGTCTTCCTTGAGATCCGTATATTCCGTGATAGGCAGCGCAACGTTTTCGCCAAGGGTCATGGAAGAAAAAAGGGCGCCGCCCTGATACATGACGCCGATGCGGGCCAGAATCTTCTTGAAGCTGTCCTCGTTGTCCGGCTCAAGGAGCATTCCGGCGATGGTAATTTTTCCGGCCATGGGCTTGTAGAGCCCGACCATATGCTTGAGCAGGGTGGACTTGCCGCATCCGCTCCCGCCCAGGATAACAAAAATTTCAGCTGGATGGATATCAAAGTCCAGGTTTTTCATGATGACCAGGTCCCCGAATCCCATGGTCAGGCCGCGCACGGAGATGATTTCTTTTTGGGTCATGGCCGCCAGTACCTCAGGATCACGGCCAGGACCGAATCAACCAGAATGACCAGAAAGATGCCCGTGACCACGGCCGAGGTCGTGGCCTTGCCCACGCTGGCCGCTCCGCCGCGCACCTGGTAGCCCTTGAAGCAGCCCACCGTGGCGATGAGGGCGGCGAAGATGGCGCTCTTGAATATGCCCCAGTTGATATCGAAAATTGTCAGGGTGTTCATGGTCTGGGCCATGTAGGCGTTGACGGTAAGATCCAGAGTGGTCACGCCGATGAGCAGGCCTCCGGCGATGGCGAAGATGTTGGAATACATGGCCAGCAGCGGCACCACCAGGAGCGAGGCGATGATCTTGGGCGCCACCAGGAACATGGCCGGCTTGAAGCCCATGGTGACCAGCGCGTCAACCTCTTCGGACACCTTCATGGTCCCGATTTCGGCGGCGAAAGCCGAGCCCGAGCGCCCGGCTACGAGGATGGCCGTCATGATGGGGCCAAGCTCGCGGACCATGGCCAACGCCACCAGGGAGGCCACATAGATGTTGGCCCCGAACTGCTGCAGCTGCACCGCAGACATGAAGGCCATGATGAGCCCCAAAAGAAAGCTGATCAGCCCGACAATGGGCAGCGCGTCCACGCCGACCTGCTGCATGTAGAGGATCACGTCTCCAAGGCGCAGCCTGCCCGGATGGCGCAGCAGGGACAGGAGCGTCACGGTGACTTCGCCCACGAAAGACACGTGGGTCATGGTCTGACTCGTGACTTCGAGGGTCTTGATGCCGAAACGGGTCATGATTCCCGGCTTGACCCTTTTGGCGCCGCCCGAGCGCGGGGGATCGTCCAGACGCAGAAAATCCAGGAGCTCCTGCACATGCTCGGGGGTGCCAAGCATCTCTAGCTCACAGCCATTTTTTTCAGCCATGCGCCGCAGCTGCAGGATCACCAGCGCGCCGCAGTCATCCATGCGCGTGATTCCGCCCAGGTCGACGCGGATGAGCCCGGGCAAGGGCTTGGGGATGTGCGCCAGGAGGTCCATGACCCCCGGAGTCGTGCGCAGGTCAAGAACTCCGCGCAAGGCCAGAGCCAGCAGATCCGGTCTTGAGTCCACGGAAAGCGTGGGCGATGTTGTCGTGATGTGGTCATTGTTCATGAGATATCCGTGCCTCTTAGCTCATGGCCGGGGGACGCGTCTACCGTGCCGGGTGCGTACGGGCCGCCCATTGTGACGCATTTCCCGATCTTGAATTGATGCCGGGTGTGTGACAAAGGGCTTCACAGGCGGGTGTTCCGGCATTATGGAGTGCTTGCCATGACTTGGCCGCTGTTGCGGCGAACATACAACCGGAAGAAATACATGATTAAGCGTTATATGTGTCTGCTTGCTTTGCTTGTCTTTGGGACAGCCGTTCCGACCCAGGCCGCAGATCTGAAATCCATCCCGGATTCCCTGTATCCGGGCCTTGAATATTTGTTGACCATCCCCAAGTCGAACACGGACATAGAGCCCGGTCAACTGAGCGGGATCATTTCCTTTGTCGCCTCCAGCGCGGCGGAGAGCAGCATGTCCATGCAGGATCGGGACAAGGCTTCCGGGGCATTTTACTCCTTTACCCTGCAAGGGAATCTTTCCCGCGTGGTGGACTATGTCTACAACCCGGACATCCCGGTTTACGTGACCATGCCTTCTTCCGTGCGCGATCAGGAGTGGCTGGACACGGCTACCAAGGATGCACTGAGGCTGCTCCCCAAGGCACTCGAGCGGGGAGAGACGCTTCTGGTTCGCGGCACCGAGCGCGAGATCATCACCCCCGACGCCAACACGGGCGGATACTATTCCTACAATCAGGACCGCGCCGTGGCGGTGTTTCAAGGTCCCACAGGGCCCGTGCTGGTTTCCGTTGGATGCCAGACCGAACCTTCGGAGATCGGCCGCAAGGGGTGCGTGGTCGGCGAGGACTCCGACTGGAACTATCTGTATTCGGACGAGAAAGGCCTGAACAAGACCGGCCTTGGCTGGGTCGATTCCTACATGTACAATGCCCATTCCATCATTGTGTTCGTGTCCGATACTTCCACCGGAACCATCCACGTCGGATCGTTCAAGTGGCTGAACGCCGGCTGGGCCAAGATGAACATGGTCAAGCAGAGCCACATCATCAACGGCATCAAGCGCTTCACGGCGGATTTCAAGGGCGTGCTCGAATCTTCCCGCCTGCCCGCCGCGCAGGAGCTGGCCGTCATGTACCGGGAACTCAAATCCGACAGCGTCGAGACGCTTCGCCAGATGGTGGCGCCCTATCTGGCCGCCATCGAGGATTCCGGGACCTTGACCTCGTCATTCAAGAAGTTGCTGGCCTCGGGCCAGTATTTGCAGAACATGAACCAACAGGAACTGGTCAAGGTTCTGCTCAAGGAATTCCTGAAGCAACGCCTTGGCCGGGAGAGCCTCATCCGGGTTGCCCAGGCCGGACAGCACTGGACCCCGCAGCCCTGAGGCGGCTCAACAGTATCGACGTGCCCGCTCACGCGAGCGGGCCAGAGGGAGCCCTATGCCGAGCATGGTGATCTTTTTGGTCTTGCCTGCAGCGGATTTCGGCCGTGAGGATGCGCATTGGCTGCGGGGCGGGTTGCCCCCCCGGCTGACGCGATGAGCCGCACTGCCGAAGACGCCAGAAAGCGGGCGCGCGACATCCGGGACGAGGCCCTGGCCAGGCATGCCGAACGTGACCGGGCTTCGCTTAATGCCGTGCGCGACGAACTTGCCGAGCTCAGGGCCATGGTTGCAGGGCAACAGGAGCAGCTTGCCCGGCTGACCGGCATGATTGCCGAACTGACCTCCGCCCTGGTCCCAGGCGATGCGCAAGGCCTCTCGATTCCCTCCGCCCCCCGTCCTCTCTCCGCCCGCAAACGCGCTGCCCTGGAGCGCATTCGCGAACTTCGCGGGCAGGACCTCTCTTTTTCCCGGATTTGCGAAGTCTTCCAGGCCGAGAGCTTGCCGACCCTGTCCGGTCAGGGCCAGTGGTCCAAGGGCACCCTGTGGAATCTCTGGAAAAATCACGCCCACCAGTTGAACCTGCCGCAATCGTGAAAGGCCGCGAGCCGTTGTGACCGCATTCGACGCGCTTCACGACGCGTGTTTTTTGAAGTACCAATTCTGTTGTTGCCAGTCATGGAAGTCTTTTGATTTCCCGCTTCCTGCCGGGATAGACGCGAAGTGAAATCAAGCGCCCGGTTCATTCGTCATGACCAAATGGAGCCGCCATGAGCACGGAAATTTTGCCCGCTGACGCTGACGTCTGTTTTGACCAGACTCGCCGTTTTGAAATTCTGCGTGAGATTTTTGACAGCCTGAGCGAACACGTGGCTGTGCTTGACCGCGAAGGCTGCATCGTTGACACAAATCGCAGCTGGCAACGCTTCGCGGTTGAAAATAGCACGCCGGACGAGTGTCGCCTGCAAGGCGAGAATTACATGGAAGTCTGTGAATCCTCCAAGGACGCCGCCTTCGTTGAGGCCCCGCAGGCCGCAGCCGGAATCAGGGCCGTGCTCGCCGGCGAGATTCCGGAGTTCAGCCTTGAATATCCATGCCATGCGCCCACGGAAAAGCGCTGGTTTCTGATGACGGCCACACCTCTTGTCAGCCATGGCATCATTGACGGGGCCGTGGTCTCCCATGTCCAGATCACGGCCCGAAAGCTGGCCGAAGCCGCGCTGATCCGTTACGAGCGTGCCATCGCATCCTCCTCCTCCCTGGTCAGCATCATTGACCTTGATTTTGTCTATCGGCTGGTCAACGACAGCTACCTTCGGGTGCACGGGAAAAGGCGCGATGAAATCGAGGGGCGCGAGGTCGCAAAAATAGTGGGGCAGGACGTTTTCGACAGGCATGTAGGGCCGAAGCTCGTGCGTTGTTTTGCCGGGGAGACCGTGGAGTACGAGGGCTGGTTCGATATGAACCGGGCGGGTAGACGCTGTTACGCGGTGAAGTATTATCCCTATCGCGAACGTGACGACAGCATCTCGGGCGCCGTGGTCACGGCCACGGACATCACCGAGGCCAAGCAGATGCAGGATGAGATCGCAAACAGCGCTCGTCGCCTGGCCGAGGCGCAGCGACTGGCCAAGGTCGGCAGCTTCGAAAAGGATTACCTGCACGGAAAAAAAAGCTGGTCCGACGAGTTTTGCCGTATTCTCGGGTACGTCCCGAATGAGATCGACCCGGATTTCAATCTGTTCATGCATCATATCCATCCCGAGGATGAACCAGATTTTCGCGAAAATTTTGAGGTGGCCCAGGCAACGGGAGATGAATTTACAACCGAGCTGCGCATCCGCACCGTGCAGGGCGAAGAAAGACACGTCAGCCTGATCTGCGGTTTCGACCTGCAGCAGGACGGCAGCATATTTCGTCTGCATGGAGCCATGGCCGACGTGACCGAACGCCGGCTGGCCGAATTGCGGCTGGAACGGCTGGCCAATACGGACGAATTGACCGGTCTGCCCAACCGCAGGCATTTTCTGGAGTGCGTTCGCGCGGAGATGATCCGCTCCAGGCGTTTTGGAAAGAGCCTGTGCGTGGCCATGATCGACATTGACGATTTCAAGAAAGTCAATGACACCCATGGTCACGGAGTCGGGGATGTTGCTTTGCGGCATGTGGCCCGCACCATCAACGGTTTGCGCAGGGCCGTGGACGTGGTCGGGCGTCTTGGGGGCGAGGAGTTCTGCGTCCTTTTTCCCGAAGCGGGGCTCGAAGCTGGAATCGCGGCCGCGGAGCGCGCGCGCAAGGGGCTGGCCGAAACGGTCCTCGAGCATGAGGGCCTGAGCTTGCGGCTCACGGTCAGCATCGGCCTGGCGGAATATTCGGCGGACGAGAGCCTGGACGGGCTTTTGAGGCGCAGCGACGAGGCTCTTTACGAAGCCAAGCGCACCGGCAAGAACCGGGTCTGTTCCCGGGCGGCGGATGCCGGCCCGGCATGACCACTGACCGACCCGGTCGCGCGACCGGGCCAGTGTGGGAAAATGCGGTTTATCTGAGCAGGCGCAGCAGTTCCGGCATGAAGGTGGGAACGGACCATCCCGGAACATAGCGGTTCAGGGTTTCAAGGATGGCGACCAGCATCAGGCTGGCATGCGAGAGTGAGAGAACGGCGGCCACGACCATGGAGACCTTGAGACGCATGGGGTTTTCGCTGACCGTGACGAGAAGCGAGAGGAGCATGGCCAGCCCAAGGCAGGCCACGCCGGCCAGAGCGGCATAGAAGATCTGGGGCAGGTGGAGGTTGAAGACACCCTTGAGGCTCGCATAGAGCCAGATTAGCACCGCGAGGACAACAAGGCCGCAGATCAGGTGCCATTTGGCCAGAAAGGGCGCGGCAAAGCGATAATAGTCCCGCCCCCAGTCATCGGCGTTCCGGCGCAGCAGCAGGTAGCACTGTCCGATGACAGCCGCCAGACACAGGGACAGCGGCAGCCAGAGCGCCAATAGCGGCCACAGCGCCGACCCCAATGGCGGCAGAAAGGCCGGAGATTCGAGACTGACGCCCCGGAAGGAAAGCAGGCTCAAGCCCGCCAGTGCCCAGTAACCATATTTGATGGGAATATTGGCCAAGCATCCAAGCAGGAAATGCACGGCCTTGCGTTCCTTGGCGACCTTCCATCCCAGATCGTAGCCGGCCAGGGCCATGCTTCCGAAGAAAGGCAGGGCCAGCGCGGCGATCAGCAGCAGTCGGTTGCCTGCCACGAACTCGGACTGCCAGAACGGGTGAGAGGACAGCAGCGCCGCACAGGCCGCGATCACAAGCCAGAAGAGAACATGCCCGCCAAGGGCCAGTCTGGACATTTGCCTGGCCGCGCGGGCGGGAAACGGTTTGCCGGAAATGAGCCCGATGAATTCGCTGACCAGCGCGATGGCCGGGGCGCCCCAGAAAAGGGCGGCCAGGAGCAGGGGCAGGGGCAGCAGGGCAAAAGCCCACTGGGGGAGTATGAGCGCCATGGGGACCTCGTGCGCAGTGTAATTTTTTCAGGAGCCCGGTCATTCCCTCGGACCCGGGCGCAAGACGGCAGCTAAAAGGGGATGGCCCCGAGAGCCCTGGTCTCAAGCGCCGGAATGGGTACGACTACGGGCTGAACGGACTGGCTGAATGGGGGCTTTCTGCCCCAAAAGAGCGCAAGAGGCAAGGCAGCGCCACCCTTGAAAATTGGCGGGTTCTCTCCTATGCCAAAGTCCTAATGAGGGAGACAACGGTGACTAATCCATGAGATCGACGCTGGCCTTTGCGACCGGAATGCTTGTCGGCATTCTGCTTTGCTGGGCAAGCGGTCCTGCGTTCATGCATCTTGTCCCTGAATGGCCGGACCCGCGTCTGAGGGATATGCCGGCCGGGATCGTGTCCGGTCTCAAATCCATGCAGGGCGGGCTTGCATCCATCGGCCGGCCTTTCGCGC
The window above is part of the Deltaproteobacteria bacterium HGW-Deltaproteobacteria-18 genome. Proteins encoded here:
- a CDS encoding polyamine ABC transporter ATP-binding protein, which translates into the protein MTQKEIISVRGLTMGFGDLVIMKNLDFDIHPAEIFVILGGSGCGKSTLLKHMVGLYKPMAGKITIAGMLLEPDNEDSFKKILARIGVMYQGGALFSSMTLGENVALPITEYTDLKEDAVEELVRLKLRQVGLEGFEHHLPEELSGGMKKRAAIARALALNPEILFLDEPSAGLDPISSAELDALILRLNRTLGTTFVVVTHELSSIFTIAKRVVMLDKESKSIIADGDPHELKDASEHPFVRQFFNRQPEMEK